A single genomic interval of Bradyrhizobium sp. sBnM-33 harbors:
- a CDS encoding Bug family tripartite tricarboxylate transporter substrate binding protein, which yields MLSAPADGYTLALFSNGTAISVSLFKNLTFNPVTDFVPVSSMGYFDFIFVTQAGSPYPTLAEFIKAAKQKPGALNVGTINVGSTQNLAAQLFKSTAGIDVTIVPFRSSPEVLIALLRGDIQMAIENYSAVQSHIADKAAIAVSTSGPVRTTLLPDVPTVKEAGGGDFEARSWNAIFAPKGTPPEVIRTLNAALREVLDMPDLKKRALDLGIEAKASSPDEILDRLKADIGKWAEVIERAGIAKQ from the coding sequence GTGCTGTCCGCCCCCGCTGACGGCTATACGCTGGCGCTGTTCAGCAACGGCACCGCGATTTCCGTGTCGCTGTTCAAGAACCTGACGTTCAACCCGGTGACCGATTTCGTGCCGGTTTCGAGCATGGGCTATTTCGACTTCATCTTTGTCACCCAGGCTGGCTCGCCGTATCCGACGCTGGCGGAATTTATCAAGGCGGCGAAGCAAAAGCCCGGCGCGCTCAATGTCGGCACCATCAATGTCGGCTCGACGCAGAACCTCGCCGCGCAATTGTTCAAATCGACCGCCGGCATCGATGTCACCATCGTGCCTTTCCGCAGTTCGCCCGAGGTTCTGATCGCGCTATTGCGTGGCGATATCCAGATGGCGATTGAAAACTATAGCGCGGTGCAGTCGCACATTGCCGACAAGGCGGCGATTGCCGTGTCGACTTCAGGACCCGTGCGCACCACGTTACTGCCCGACGTGCCGACCGTGAAGGAAGCTGGCGGCGGGGACTTCGAAGCGCGGTCCTGGAACGCGATCTTTGCCCCGAAGGGCACGCCGCCGGAGGTGATCAGGACGCTCAACGCCGCACTGCGCGAAGTGCTCGATATGCCCGACCTGAAGAAGCGCGCGCTCGATCTCGGCATCGAGGCCAAGGCCAGTTCGCCCGACGAAATCCTCGACCGGCTGAAGGCCGACATCGGCAAATGGGCTGAGGTGATCGAGCGGGCAGGAATTGCCAAACAGTAG
- a CDS encoding amidohydrolase family protein, whose amino-acid sequence MDKPTIPGPDPNTRTPKFKLPELACDAHTHIFGPGDKYPYAPGRPYTPPDAPLEDFRGLHRKLGIGRAVIVNASVHGIDNRVALDAIAVSNGTFRAVANIDDTITERGLRDLHEGGFRGCRFNFVRHLGGVPDMAAFHRIVAMVAPLGWHIDLHFDAIDLPEYAETLAKLPVRYTIDHMGRVKASDGLDQLPFRTLIDLMKRDEKCWVKVCGCERVSSGGPPFHDAVPFARHIVETAPDRVIWGTDWPHPNVKVMPNDGDLVDLIPLFAPEPELQQKILVDNPARLFEF is encoded by the coding sequence ATGGACAAGCCGACCATCCCCGGACCCGATCCCAATACACGAACGCCGAAATTCAAGCTTCCGGAGCTGGCGTGTGACGCGCATACCCATATCTTCGGCCCCGGCGACAAATACCCTTACGCGCCCGGTCGGCCCTATACGCCGCCCGACGCGCCGCTGGAGGATTTCCGGGGGCTGCACAGGAAGCTCGGGATCGGTCGCGCCGTCATCGTCAATGCCAGCGTGCACGGTATCGATAACCGCGTGGCGCTCGACGCGATCGCTGTCAGCAACGGCACCTTTCGCGCCGTCGCCAATATCGACGACACCATCACCGAGCGCGGCCTTCGCGACTTGCATGAGGGCGGTTTCCGCGGCTGCCGCTTCAATTTCGTGCGGCATCTCGGCGGGGTGCCCGACATGGCGGCGTTCCACCGTATCGTCGCGATGGTCGCGCCGCTCGGCTGGCACATCGACCTGCATTTCGACGCGATAGATCTGCCCGAATATGCCGAGACGCTGGCAAAATTGCCGGTGCGCTACACCATCGATCATATGGGCCGTGTGAAGGCGTCCGACGGTCTCGACCAGCTTCCGTTCCGGACGCTGATCGACCTGATGAAGCGGGACGAGAAATGCTGGGTCAAGGTGTGCGGCTGCGAGCGGGTATCGTCCGGCGGGCCGCCATTCCACGACGCGGTGCCGTTCGCGCGGCATATTGTCGAGACGGCGCCGGACCGCGTGATCTGGGGAACCGACTGGCCGCACCCCAATGTGAAGGTGATGCCCAACGACGGCGATCTGGTCGATCTCATTCCGCTGTTTGCACCGGAGCCGGAACTGCAGCAGAAGATTCTGGTCGATAATCCGGCGCGGCTGTTCGAGTTCTGA
- a CDS encoding TetR/AcrR family transcriptional regulator — MTRNPNMREAILSAAELLFSTRGFNAVSIRDIALEAGANPGSITYHFKSKDGLLLEIYKRHCGPMNKRRIELLVAARRVRDVQDRLEAIVRAYVQPAFSSSSDLAGGGARFTRLRAVMSAEGNAVVGRIIAEIFDDTTNAFIDAIAESLPHLPRTTIVWRSQFLLGALYYTLVNPERVTRLSRREADGADMAEAIEQLVSATVASLQAPDINHIDGASRRTKPIQPHAVGTARKRKENPPD, encoded by the coding sequence ATGACGCGAAACCCGAACATGCGGGAAGCCATCCTGAGCGCGGCCGAGCTGTTGTTCTCGACGCGCGGCTTCAATGCCGTCTCGATCCGCGACATTGCGCTGGAGGCGGGCGCCAACCCCGGCAGCATCACCTATCACTTCAAGAGCAAGGACGGCTTGCTGCTCGAAATCTACAAGCGCCACTGCGGGCCGATGAACAAGCGCCGCATCGAATTGCTGGTGGCGGCACGGCGCGTGCGCGACGTTCAGGACCGGCTGGAGGCGATTGTGCGCGCCTATGTGCAGCCCGCGTTTTCGTCGAGCAGCGATCTTGCCGGCGGTGGGGCGCGGTTCACGCGGCTGCGCGCGGTGATGTCGGCCGAAGGCAACGCCGTGGTGGGCCGAATCATCGCGGAAATCTTCGACGACACCACCAACGCATTCATCGATGCCATCGCGGAAAGCCTGCCGCATCTGCCGCGGACGACGATCGTGTGGCGGTCGCAATTCCTGCTCGGCGCGCTCTATTACACCCTCGTCAATCCGGAGCGGGTGACGCGGCTCTCCCGCCGCGAAGCCGACGGCGCCGATATGGCGGAAGCGATCGAGCAACTCGTCTCGGCGACGGTCGCCTCGTTGCAGGCGCCCGACATCAATCACATCGACGGCGCGTCACGCCGGACCAAGCCAATACAACCGCATGCGGTGGGTACCGCTCGAAAGCGGAAAGAAAATCCACCCGACTAG
- a CDS encoding tripartite tricarboxylate transporter substrate binding protein produces the protein MSVFSKILRTVFAAATLSLAATHASSEQFPTRPVRILVPYAAGGAVDVLARTLGQSLSKTWRQQPVIENRPGAGGIIASQALTQSAPDGYTLILVASGHPLNQFFYPKLPYDTFKDFTAISEIAYSPLAIVVSKTNPVKNLQELLATARAKPEALSYGMSGNGTSAHLAGELLNHMAKVKIQAIPYKGGAPALTAVIAGEIPMSVNPLPEVVGQLEGNAVRALAVTTAQRSKVLPDVPTVAEAGLPGYDASVWWGFLGPAGMAPDLVAKIHADLAAALKDPVVLTALEKMGATPVGNSPKDFDAFMRAEAAKWEPVLKEANIKVQ, from the coding sequence ATGTCCGTTTTCAGCAAGATCCTGCGCACCGTATTCGCAGCCGCCACGCTTTCGCTGGCGGCCACACACGCCTCCTCGGAGCAGTTCCCGACCCGGCCCGTGCGCATCCTGGTGCCCTATGCTGCCGGCGGCGCCGTCGACGTGCTGGCGCGCACGCTCGGGCAATCGCTGTCGAAGACCTGGCGGCAGCAGCCCGTCATCGAAAATCGGCCGGGCGCTGGCGGAATCATCGCCTCGCAGGCGCTCACGCAATCGGCGCCGGACGGCTACACGCTGATCCTGGTCGCCAGCGGCCATCCGCTGAACCAGTTCTTCTATCCAAAGCTGCCCTACGACACCTTCAAGGACTTCACCGCCATCAGCGAGATCGCCTACTCGCCGCTCGCAATCGTGGTGTCCAAAACCAACCCAGTGAAGAATTTGCAGGAGTTACTGGCGACAGCGCGTGCAAAGCCTGAGGCATTGTCGTACGGCATGTCCGGCAACGGCACCTCGGCGCATCTGGCCGGTGAACTCCTCAACCACATGGCGAAGGTGAAAATCCAGGCGATCCCCTACAAAGGCGGCGCACCTGCCCTCACGGCCGTGATCGCAGGTGAGATTCCCATGAGCGTCAACCCGCTGCCCGAGGTGGTCGGCCAACTCGAAGGCAATGCGGTGCGCGCTCTTGCCGTGACAACGGCCCAGCGCTCGAAGGTGTTGCCCGATGTTCCAACGGTCGCGGAAGCCGGCCTGCCCGGCTATGACGCCTCGGTCTGGTGGGGTTTTCTCGGTCCGGCCGGCATGGCGCCTGACCTAGTCGCCAAGATCCACGCCGACCTTGCTGCCGCCCTGAAGGATCCGGTGGTGCTCACCGCGCTGGAAAAGATGGGCGCCACGCCGGTCGGCAATTCGCCCAAGGATTTCGACGCCTTCATGCGCGCCGAAGCTGCGAAGTGGGAGCCGGTGCTGAAAGAGGCGAATATCAAGGTGCAATAA
- a CDS encoding MFS transporter, whose product MSEPAQSSALAPFRVRNYRFQWPADLLTSWAFEMETLILGWYVLVETGSVLLLTLFASLGYVGTLVAPMFGVVGDRIGHRDLLAMMRATYAILAAVLMTLALSGHLAPIFVFVIAAVMGIVRPSDLGVRGALVATIMPHGQLIGAISISRTTMDTARIAGALSGAGLFASLGMGPAYVAIVALYIIATALTLCIVAPAKPDAAGEASRGALQHSPLRDLKEGVAYVWTTPRMQAALWVAFLANLTAYPLSNGLLPYIAKTIYGTNQTGLGYLSASFAIGSLAGSIVLSLIRDIRVARLMIGATVVWYATLLVFAQMQTVPTAIVCLVVAGFSQSLAMISIAVILMRTASENFRGRVMGVRMMVIYGLPIGLLAAGSLIDEIGFAATGTLYAAAGLALMLAIVLHWRADLWHVHAPANAR is encoded by the coding sequence TTGAGCGAGCCGGCGCAATCCTCCGCGCTCGCACCATTCCGCGTCAGGAACTACCGTTTTCAGTGGCCGGCTGATCTGCTCACCTCGTGGGCGTTCGAGATGGAAACGCTGATTCTCGGCTGGTACGTGCTGGTCGAGACCGGATCGGTCCTGCTGCTTACTCTGTTCGCCTCACTCGGCTATGTCGGTACGTTGGTAGCGCCGATGTTCGGCGTCGTCGGCGACCGCATCGGTCATCGCGATCTGCTGGCGATGATGCGCGCGACCTACGCGATACTGGCGGCCGTGCTGATGACCTTGGCGCTGTCGGGCCACCTCGCGCCGATTTTCGTTTTTGTCATCGCGGCCGTGATGGGCATCGTCCGCCCATCGGATCTTGGCGTGCGCGGCGCGTTAGTTGCGACCATCATGCCGCATGGCCAGTTGATTGGGGCAATCAGCATCTCGCGCACCACGATGGATACCGCGCGCATCGCCGGCGCGCTGAGCGGTGCCGGCTTGTTTGCCTCGCTCGGCATGGGCCCGGCCTATGTGGCGATCGTCGCCCTCTATATTATCGCGACCGCGCTGACGCTGTGCATCGTCGCGCCGGCAAAGCCGGATGCGGCGGGCGAGGCTTCTCGCGGGGCATTGCAGCACTCGCCGCTGCGCGATCTCAAGGAGGGGGTCGCCTATGTCTGGACCACGCCGCGGATGCAGGCCGCGCTCTGGGTGGCGTTCCTCGCCAACTTGACGGCCTATCCGCTTTCCAACGGCCTGCTGCCCTATATCGCCAAGACGATTTACGGCACCAACCAGACCGGGCTCGGCTATCTGTCGGCAAGTTTTGCGATCGGCTCGCTGGCCGGCTCGATCGTATTGAGCCTGATCCGCGACATCCGGGTGGCGCGGCTGATGATCGGCGCGACCGTCGTCTGGTACGCGACCTTGCTGGTGTTTGCGCAGATGCAGACGGTGCCGACCGCGATCGTGTGTCTGGTGGTAGCAGGCTTTTCGCAAAGCCTCGCCATGATTTCGATCGCCGTCATCCTGATGCGGACCGCGAGCGAGAATTTTCGCGGCCGGGTGATGGGCGTGCGCATGATGGTGATCTACGGCCTGCCGATCGGCCTGTTGGCCGCCGGCAGCCTGATCGACGAGATCGGATTTGCGGCGACCGGCACACTCTACGCGGCTGCCGGTCTCGCGCTAATGCTCGCGATCGTGCTGCACTGGCGCGCCGATCTCTGGCACGTGCATGCACCGGCGAATGCGCGGTGA